One Methylomonas sp. LL1 DNA window includes the following coding sequences:
- a CDS encoding ferritin-like domain-containing protein, with protein MNNLFEFAERCLFDSDIAQKLALTHQARALLDDNRLSFETGSQALPIVNTMFPAKPQLLMPRDMPRRRLDTVEGKAAFFHALAHIEFVAIYLAWDIIYRFRGLPEDFYRDWLGIADEEAQHFGLIRNHLLTLGFDYGDLPAHRGLWSHAEDTAEDILARLALVPRCMEARGLDVTPAMIDKLRALGDSAGVAILTRIYQDEIGHVERGSFWFNALAKQRGLEPEQAYKELILNYYKGKPKGPFNREVRIIAGFSDNEIDWLEERLHE; from the coding sequence TTGAACAACCTTTTTGAATTTGCCGAGCGTTGTCTGTTCGACAGCGACATTGCACAAAAACTGGCTTTAACTCATCAAGCGAGGGCTTTGCTGGATGATAATCGCTTGTCATTTGAAACGGGCAGCCAAGCCTTGCCGATCGTTAATACGATGTTTCCGGCTAAACCACAATTGCTGATGCCGCGCGATATGCCGCGCCGGCGGCTCGATACGGTGGAAGGCAAGGCGGCATTCTTTCACGCATTGGCGCATATCGAGTTTGTGGCGATTTATCTAGCCTGGGACATCATTTACCGGTTTCGCGGCTTGCCGGAGGATTTTTATCGCGACTGGCTCGGGATAGCCGACGAGGAAGCCCAACATTTCGGTTTAATTCGCAATCATCTGTTGACTTTGGGTTTTGATTACGGTGATTTACCGGCGCATCGCGGCTTGTGGTCTCATGCCGAGGACACCGCAGAGGATATTCTGGCCCGGCTGGCACTGGTGCCGCGTTGCATGGAGGCGCGCGGCCTGGATGTGACGCCGGCGATGATAGACAAACTGCGAGCCCTGGGCGATAGCGCCGGGGTGGCGATTTTAACCCGGATTTATCAAGACGAAATCGGCCATGTCGAGCGCGGTTCTTTTTGGTTCAATGCCTTGGCAAAACAGCGCGGCCTGGAGCCCGAGCAAGCCTATAAGGAATTGATTCTGAATTATTACAAAGGCAAACCCAAGGGGCCGTTTAATCGAGAAGTGCGTATAATCGCCGGATTCTCGGATAACGAAATTGATTGGCTGGAGGAAAGGCTGCATGAATAA
- a CDS encoding PilZ domain-containing protein: MADEFEEKRRYFRVSDTINLLHRVIDPSKIKELSYVSTDVLSSCSLTAALDVLNQELSTLAPRLERRDPEMFEYLKLIDSKVNLVSQALTSQDEAFSEHDMREVSLSAAGVAFTNDQPIKIGELLELRMLLTSCLAVIVAYARVVQCKDISEHNAEHPFAICVEYVNMKEEDRELLIKHVIKKQMQQLRDKNAS; this comes from the coding sequence ATGGCGGATGAGTTTGAAGAGAAGAGACGTTATTTCAGGGTAAGCGATACGATTAATCTGCTGCACAGAGTGATCGACCCAAGCAAAATCAAGGAATTGAGTTATGTTTCAACCGATGTGTTGAGCAGTTGCAGTTTAACCGCCGCGCTCGATGTATTGAACCAGGAGTTGTCCACGCTGGCCCCTAGGTTGGAGCGGCGAGACCCTGAAATGTTCGAGTATCTCAAACTGATCGACAGCAAGGTCAACCTAGTTAGTCAGGCATTAACCTCCCAGGACGAGGCTTTTTCCGAACATGATATGCGCGAAGTCAGCTTGAGCGCCGCCGGTGTAGCCTTTACCAATGATCAGCCCATCAAGATTGGCGAATTGCTCGAATTGAGGATGTTATTGACTTCTTGTTTGGCGGTCATCGTAGCCTATGCCCGCGTGGTGCAATGCAAGGACATTTCAGAACACAATGCCGAGCACCCGTTTGCGATTTGTGTTGAATATGTGAATATGAAAGAAGAAGACCGTGAATTGCTGATTAAACATGTCATCAAAAAGCAGATGCAGCAGTTGCGCGACAAAAACGCCAGTTGA
- the birA gene encoding bifunctional biotin--[acetyl-CoA-carboxylase] ligase/biotin operon repressor BirA, translating into MLNSDNLKCLLGLLADGQFHSGTELARVLAVSRTAVWKHLQAMSAWGVEVVGVSGKGYKLQHPLQLLDQNQIETGLRQQTRSLMQRMEIHTCLPSTNGYLLQISQQNQASGWVCLAEYQTAGKGRRGRQWISPFGHNIYLSLLWRYQNGPGAIAGLSLAIGVAVVRALRGAGVEDVGLKWPNDIYWRGRKLAGILIEVSGESSGPCHAVIGLGLNVYLPSGQAAGIEQAWVDLQQILGDGAISQRNSLVALLLNEMLPVIADFDNQDLPDHVNQWREFDCMRGGAVSLFIGQQRIDGIVRGVDDQGLLLLEDGDGRLRAFASGEVSFRAA; encoded by the coding sequence ATGCTGAATTCCGATAATCTTAAATGCCTGCTGGGTTTATTGGCAGATGGTCAATTCCACTCCGGCACCGAATTGGCGCGGGTGCTGGCGGTTAGCCGCACGGCTGTCTGGAAGCATCTACAGGCCATGTCTGCTTGGGGTGTCGAGGTGGTCGGTGTCAGCGGCAAAGGCTACAAGTTGCAACACCCCTTGCAATTACTCGATCAAAATCAGATTGAAACCGGTCTGCGCCAGCAAACCCGGTCTTTGATGCAGCGAATGGAAATCCACACCTGTCTGCCGTCGACCAACGGCTATCTATTGCAAATCTCCCAACAGAATCAAGCGTCGGGCTGGGTTTGTCTGGCCGAATACCAGACAGCCGGCAAGGGGCGGCGTGGGCGCCAATGGATTTCACCTTTCGGGCATAATATTTATCTCTCCCTGCTTTGGCGTTACCAGAATGGCCCCGGGGCGATTGCCGGCTTAAGTTTGGCCATTGGGGTTGCGGTCGTGCGCGCCCTTCGCGGTGCCGGCGTCGAAGATGTCGGCTTGAAGTGGCCCAATGATATTTATTGGCGCGGGCGTAAGCTGGCCGGTATTTTGATAGAAGTGTCCGGCGAAAGCAGCGGGCCTTGTCATGCCGTAATCGGATTGGGCTTGAATGTTTATTTGCCCAGTGGACAGGCCGCTGGCATCGAGCAGGCTTGGGTCGATCTGCAACAAATCCTCGGCGACGGCGCCATAAGCCAGCGCAATAGCTTAGTGGCATTGTTATTGAACGAAATGTTGCCAGTCATCGCCGATTTCGATAATCAAGATTTGCCGGATCATGTCAACCAATGGCGCGAGTTCGACTGCATGCGGGGCGGAGCGGTAAGTCTTTTCATCGGCCAGCAGCGTATTGACGGCATCGTTAGAGGCGTCGATGACCAAGGCTTGTTGTTGCTGGAGGATGGCGATGGCCGCTTACGTGCCTTCGCATCCGGAGAAGTCAGTTTCAGGGCGGCATGA
- the tusC gene encoding sulfurtransferase complex subunit TusC — protein sequence MKKNYLFVMRQLPHVSSHVQETLDQILTTAAFDQSVSILFLDDGVFQLKAGQNPDAMVLKNTAAMYLALDIYDVKNLYVEAESLSDRGLTEDQLILPARIIGRERVNELIRQHDVVIPD from the coding sequence GTGAAAAAAAACTATCTATTTGTGATGCGGCAACTACCGCATGTCAGCAGCCATGTGCAGGAGACGTTGGATCAGATACTGACCACGGCTGCATTCGATCAGTCCGTCAGCATACTGTTTTTAGATGACGGGGTATTTCAGCTGAAAGCCGGGCAAAACCCGGATGCCATGGTGTTAAAAAATACCGCGGCGATGTATTTAGCGCTGGATATTTACGACGTTAAAAACCTGTATGTGGAAGCCGAATCGTTGTCGGACAGAGGACTGACCGAGGATCAATTGATTCTGCCGGCCCGGATTATCGGACGCGAGCGGGTGAATGAGCTGATTCGGCAACACGATGTAGTCATTCCGGATTGA
- the tusD gene encoding sulfurtransferase complex subunit TusD, whose protein sequence is MKYAIQVNTSPYASNAGLIAYRFILAALQADHQILRVFFYQDGIQHAFRYALPPDDEIQIGALWSALARDHRIDLVVCISAAQRRGLLCGDEARRQGAKDDDLADGFRIAGLGQWLESTLMADRCLVFG, encoded by the coding sequence ATGAAATATGCCATTCAAGTCAACACCAGCCCGTATGCATCCAATGCCGGGTTGATTGCCTATCGATTTATTCTGGCGGCCTTGCAAGCCGATCATCAAATTTTGCGTGTCTTTTTTTATCAGGATGGCATACAGCATGCATTCCGCTATGCCTTGCCGCCCGATGACGAGATCCAGATCGGCGCACTGTGGTCGGCGTTGGCGCGCGATCATCGAATTGATTTGGTGGTCTGCATTTCCGCCGCGCAACGGCGGGGACTGCTGTGTGGCGACGAGGCACGGCGCCAGGGCGCTAAAGACGATGATTTGGCGGACGGTTTCCGGATCGCCGGTTTAGGCCAATGGCTGGAATCGACTTTGATGGCCGACCGCTGTTTGGTGTTCGGGTAG
- a CDS encoding MMPL family transporter: MPNNAFQSLAKLPVRLPWLILLLFIAASGICLPYIAEHLGVNNNTSEMLSPDLPFQKVRLKLEKEFPRDAAAILVVVESTTPEQTAMAADYVNRHLQTQTNLFESSYIPEDNPFFRRQGLLYLSLDDLEVLSTKLIDAQPFIGYLSTHYHFAGLIDIISLALEGHEQDLTMPLDPLLSAIDQTLVAVKAEQPHFLSWQQLLTETRFGRDQTRRLVIAKPHMNFKQLMPAKAPMAHLRGLADEVSAQFPGVTLSFTGEVPLEHEELETVMQGMVISSMASLLLVLIALWLGYRSWRLLFVTFIVLIIGLVLTTGFATLAVGHLNLISVAFATLYIGLGVDYATHFCLRYKECRRQGMPGDQALFSTINSIGVPLFLCAFTTAIGFFAFIPTDFKGVSELGVIGGVGIFIGFIVSVTLLPALLKLLPLTSLSINDKPLLPVWAYSFPFRHAKAIRIGAVLLAIGACFMLTRLTFDSNPVNLRDQNTQSVIAFKKLLKSKTDSPFSTSALTDSLERADQLAGQFAKLASVHETITLSDLVADQQEEKLEIIDNLNLIMPTQLNRFEQPAEPSNVRGALLKLAETLQKTAVQQSSVVAGGLLSKLHGDVLDFIQHADNNANPSGVYGQLEKSLFELLPHTLLQLRDGLTATAFGINDIPQEVRSQWVSDSGVYRVLVMPEQDLNNTDYLKTFVNDMLNTYPDVFGLPIGDVKSGEAIVQAFVEAFTSALLAIILLLLVQTRNVKTTLLIITPLLLASLLTGAANVLLNNPFNFANIIVLPLLLGIGVDSGIHIVYRLQHQHDAEDTVLQSSSARGVFYSALTTLCSFSSLAFNTHAGTASMGLLLAIGISLMLICCLLVLPAIAHKPSLPRSK, encoded by the coding sequence ATGCCGAATAATGCGTTTCAATCGCTGGCTAAACTACCAGTTCGCCTTCCCTGGCTGATCTTGCTGTTATTCATCGCCGCCAGCGGCATTTGCTTGCCTTATATCGCCGAACATCTGGGAGTTAACAACAACACATCGGAAATGCTTTCGCCGGATTTGCCGTTTCAGAAAGTCAGGCTAAAACTGGAGAAGGAATTCCCTCGCGATGCCGCGGCTATTCTGGTGGTGGTTGAGTCGACAACTCCGGAACAGACTGCGATGGCTGCCGACTATGTCAACCGGCACCTGCAGACGCAAACCAATCTGTTCGAATCCAGCTATATTCCGGAAGATAATCCGTTCTTCCGCCGCCAAGGACTTTTATATCTCAGCCTTGATGACCTGGAAGTCCTATCCACCAAACTGATCGACGCCCAACCGTTTATTGGCTATCTCTCCACCCATTACCATTTTGCCGGATTGATCGACATCATTTCGTTGGCTTTAGAAGGTCATGAGCAAGACCTGACCATGCCTCTCGATCCACTACTAAGCGCAATCGACCAAACCCTAGTCGCGGTCAAAGCAGAGCAACCGCATTTTCTATCATGGCAGCAACTATTGACCGAAACTCGCTTCGGTCGCGATCAGACCCGGCGTCTGGTGATAGCCAAACCCCATATGAATTTCAAGCAACTAATGCCGGCGAAAGCACCAATGGCTCATTTGCGTGGATTAGCCGATGAAGTGTCCGCCCAATTTCCCGGCGTTACGCTCAGCTTTACCGGAGAAGTGCCATTGGAGCACGAGGAACTGGAAACCGTCATGCAAGGCATGGTGATTTCCAGTATGGCGTCCTTGTTGTTGGTACTAATTGCGTTGTGGTTAGGTTATCGCTCCTGGCGGCTGTTGTTCGTAACCTTCATCGTACTCATCATTGGCCTGGTTTTGACCACAGGGTTTGCAACCTTGGCTGTCGGCCATCTGAATCTGATTTCGGTGGCGTTTGCGACGCTTTACATCGGACTGGGTGTCGATTACGCAACCCATTTTTGCCTGCGTTACAAGGAGTGCCGCCGGCAAGGCATGCCTGGTGATCAGGCGCTGTTTAGCACTATCAATAGCATAGGTGTACCCCTTTTTTTATGTGCATTTACCACCGCGATTGGTTTTTTTGCCTTCATTCCGACCGATTTCAAGGGGGTCTCGGAATTGGGCGTGATCGGCGGTGTCGGTATTTTCATTGGCTTCATTGTTTCGGTGACCTTGCTGCCGGCGTTGCTGAAACTGTTGCCGCTGACATCCTTGAGCATTAATGACAAGCCGCTATTGCCTGTCTGGGCTTATAGTTTTCCATTCCGGCATGCCAAAGCCATCCGTATTGGAGCGGTGCTGCTGGCGATAGGCGCATGCTTTATGCTGACCCGACTTACATTTGATTCCAACCCGGTCAATTTGCGCGATCAAAACACCCAGTCGGTGATTGCCTTCAAGAAACTCCTCAAAAGCAAAACCGATTCGCCGTTCTCGACCTCGGCTTTGACCGATAGCCTGGAACGCGCCGACCAATTGGCTGGGCAATTTGCCAAATTGGCCAGCGTACATGAGACCATCACCCTTAGCGACCTAGTCGCTGATCAGCAAGAGGAAAAATTGGAGATCATCGATAATTTGAATCTGATCATGCCGACCCAGCTCAATCGATTCGAACAGCCAGCGGAACCATCCAATGTACGTGGAGCCTTGCTGAAACTGGCCGAAACCTTACAAAAAACGGCGGTGCAACAATCAAGCGTCGTCGCCGGCGGATTATTGAGCAAATTGCATGGCGATGTGCTGGATTTCATCCAGCATGCCGACAATAACGCAAATCCGTCCGGCGTCTACGGTCAATTGGAAAAAAGCCTGTTCGAATTACTGCCGCACACTCTATTGCAACTACGCGATGGTCTGACCGCGACAGCCTTCGGCATCAACGACATTCCGCAAGAGGTTCGGTCACAATGGGTCAGTGATAGTGGCGTGTATCGGGTTTTGGTGATGCCGGAACAGGATCTGAACAATACCGATTATCTGAAAACCTTCGTAAATGATATGCTAAACACCTATCCAGACGTATTCGGCCTTCCGATCGGTGACGTCAAGTCCGGCGAGGCAATAGTCCAGGCCTTTGTCGAAGCCTTTACTAGCGCATTATTGGCAATCATCCTGTTGCTATTGGTGCAGACGCGTAACGTTAAAACCACGTTACTTATAATTACGCCATTGCTCTTGGCGTCCTTGCTGACCGGCGCCGCCAACGTACTACTAAACAACCCGTTCAATTTTGCCAACATCATCGTGTTACCCCTACTACTGGGTATTGGCGTCGATAGCGGCATCCATATCGTCTACCGTTTACAACACCAGCATGACGCGGAAGACACTGTATTACAAAGCAGTTCCGCCAGAGGCGTTTTTTATAGCGCGTTGACCACCCTGTGCAGCTTTTCCAGCTTGGCTTTTAACACCCACGCCGGTACCGCTAGCATGGGTTTGTTGTTGGCTATAGGCATTTCCCTGATGCTAATATGCTGTCTTTTGGTTTTGCCAGCCATCGCACACAAACCATCCCTCCCTCGGTCAAAATAG
- a CDS encoding M48 family metalloprotease, producing MKLKTLTLAIAISLLPSIPRALEIEKIQLPEMGDSAGALISPVEEKEFGAAFFRNLHSQADISQDLEIEQYIQSIGRQLAAHSDNPSTPFHFFVVMDPNINAFAGPGGYIGVNSGLILLTEAESELASVMAHEIGHVTQRHLYRQIEAASKMSIPTVAATLAAILIGTQSPSMGQAALMAVQAGSVQFQINFTRDNEKEADRVGMQTLADSSYDPRSMPTFFERLQHSTRYYGKGIPEFLRTHPVSESRIADTRGRAETYPYRQYPDSMGYLLTKAKLYALTTFDKNAAMQHFSTLEQQGTAEQRAVARYGMGLVHLQNLQFPAASEIFQKLAEQYPNQPQYVAALARTAMESKDNQKANQLFAQAVRNFPNNDAIKIEYTRYLLKSAQPQQAKNILLSLSDNQKQQPFYFQLLAQIHADMKQAAESHRYMAEHYYASGQTDDAIMQIRLAKQEKNLNYQLQAILDERLNFFLSEQEQKKIDD from the coding sequence ATGAAACTAAAAACCTTAACGCTAGCTATCGCAATCAGCCTACTTCCCTCTATCCCGCGCGCGCTGGAGATCGAAAAAATCCAACTGCCGGAGATGGGCGATTCCGCCGGGGCGCTGATTTCTCCGGTCGAGGAAAAAGAGTTTGGGGCGGCTTTTTTCCGCAATCTACATAGCCAGGCCGACATCAGCCAGGATTTGGAAATAGAACAATATATCCAATCCATTGGCCGCCAACTGGCCGCGCATAGCGACAATCCTTCCACTCCGTTCCATTTCTTCGTGGTGATGGACCCCAACATTAATGCTTTTGCCGGCCCTGGCGGTTACATCGGAGTTAATTCGGGCTTGATTCTGCTGACCGAAGCGGAAAGCGAACTGGCCTCGGTCATGGCTCACGAGATTGGCCACGTCACCCAGCGCCATCTATATCGGCAAATCGAGGCGGCCAGTAAGATGTCGATTCCGACCGTGGCGGCAACCTTGGCCGCGATACTGATAGGCACGCAATCCCCCAGCATGGGCCAGGCGGCATTAATGGCGGTACAGGCCGGCAGCGTTCAATTTCAGATTAACTTTACCCGCGACAATGAGAAAGAGGCCGACCGGGTAGGCATGCAAACATTGGCGGATTCCAGCTACGATCCGCGCAGCATGCCGACTTTCTTCGAGCGGTTGCAGCACTCCACCCGCTATTACGGCAAAGGCATCCCGGAGTTTCTGCGGACTCACCCGGTTTCCGAAAGCCGGATCGCCGACACTCGCGGCCGGGCCGAGACTTATCCCTACAGGCAATATCCGGACTCGATGGGTTACCTGTTAACCAAGGCCAAATTATATGCCCTGACTACTTTCGATAAAAATGCCGCGATGCAGCATTTTTCCACTCTGGAGCAACAAGGTACCGCCGAACAACGCGCCGTCGCCCGCTACGGCATGGGTTTGGTCCATCTGCAGAATTTGCAATTTCCGGCGGCCAGCGAAATCTTTCAAAAGTTGGCCGAGCAATACCCCAATCAACCGCAATACGTGGCGGCGTTGGCCCGCACCGCGATGGAAAGCAAGGATAATCAAAAAGCCAATCAATTGTTTGCCCAAGCCGTCCGCAATTTTCCAAACAACGATGCGATAAAAATCGAATACACCCGCTACTTGCTCAAAAGCGCACAGCCGCAACAAGCGAAAAACATTCTACTCAGCCTGTCGGACAACCAAAAACAGCAGCCGTTTTATTTCCAGCTACTGGCGCAAATTCACGCCGACATGAAGCAGGCGGCCGAGTCCCACCGCTATATGGCCGAACATTACTATGCCAGCGGGCAAACCGACGATGCCATCATGCAAATCAGACTGGCCAAACAAGAAAAAAACCTCAACTATCAACTTCAGGCCATTCTGGATGAACGCTTGAACTTTTTTCTGTCCGAACAAGAACAGAAAAAAATCGATGATTAA
- a CDS encoding NnrS family protein, translating into MNNKPVFDYPLFAMGFRVFFALAGLSALALIALWNSISNGSLHIDNYYPSTIWHAHEMLLGYSVAVIAGFLLTAVKNWTGRQTVTPDQLASLGLLWIYGRVTPFYSELLPDGLIAAVDFAFLPALAYFVTKPVLKTGDFKNLIFTALLLLMALGNGLIHTQILGGSETSAMLGLNLVVALIVMMILVIAGRVFPFFTERGLSGVICIRNPGLDIAAIVLGLAVFVLMMFGITGLVLTLVALAAVVLNVMRVLGWYNPRIWFVPLLWVLYVGYAWLILGFALVALAAYSLVVPSLALHAFTVGGIGILTLGMMARVALGHTGRALKASNVMAIAFVLINVAALLRVLLPAILPGWYGGFVLASSYCWLAAFSLFVFYYTPVLTEPRIDGEPG; encoded by the coding sequence ATGAATAACAAACCGGTTTTTGATTACCCGCTGTTTGCCATGGGATTCAGGGTGTTTTTTGCCCTGGCGGGATTGTCGGCCTTGGCCCTGATTGCGCTGTGGAATTCCATCTCCAATGGTTCCTTGCATATCGACAATTATTATCCGTCGACCATCTGGCATGCGCATGAAATGTTGCTGGGTTACTCGGTCGCGGTGATCGCCGGTTTTTTATTGACGGCCGTCAAAAACTGGACCGGTAGACAGACGGTGACACCCGATCAATTGGCCTCGCTCGGTTTGTTATGGATTTACGGCCGAGTCACGCCGTTTTACTCCGAACTGTTGCCGGATGGGTTGATTGCCGCTGTGGATTTCGCCTTTCTGCCGGCTCTGGCTTATTTCGTGACTAAACCGGTTTTGAAAACCGGCGATTTTAAAAATCTAATTTTTACCGCCTTGTTGCTGTTGATGGCCTTGGGGAACGGTTTGATACATACGCAAATCCTGGGTGGTTCGGAAACCAGCGCCATGCTGGGGCTGAATCTGGTGGTTGCGCTGATTGTGATGATGATACTGGTGATCGCGGGCCGGGTGTTTCCGTTTTTTACCGAGCGAGGCTTGTCCGGCGTCATCTGTATTCGTAATCCTGGGCTTGATATTGCCGCTATTGTGCTCGGCTTGGCGGTTTTTGTGTTGATGATGTTCGGTATTACCGGCCTGGTATTAACCCTGGTTGCCCTAGCGGCCGTGGTGCTGAATGTGATGCGGGTTTTAGGTTGGTATAACCCGCGTATTTGGTTTGTACCCTTGCTGTGGGTATTATATGTCGGTTACGCCTGGCTGATTTTAGGCTTTGCGCTGGTTGCGTTGGCGGCTTATTCGTTGGTCGTGCCTTCCTTGGCACTGCATGCCTTTACCGTGGGTGGTATCGGTATTTTGACCTTGGGCATGATGGCGCGGGTGGCCTTGGGGCATACCGGCAGGGCGTTAAAAGCCTCCAATGTCATGGCCATTGCTTTCGTGTTAATCAATGTTGCGGCGTTGTTGCGGGTACTGTTACCGGCCATTCTGCCCGGCTGGTATGGCGGTTTTGTGCTGGCTTCCAGTTATTGCTGGCTGGCGGCGTTCTCCTTGTTTGTGTTTTATTACACGCCGGTTCTGACCGAGCCGCGTATCGACGGCGAACCGGGGTAG
- a CDS encoding type III pantothenate kinase has translation MNLLVDIGNSRLKWAVETDGRIEVVEALDYRQPRFFSILRERWLAIEPPKKLAIASVSSKQLLTDIMDLRHSLWPELALVLPKSADYAHGVKNSYVEPEKLGVDRWLGLIAAHRHYPGDVCVVDCGTAITLDAMRADGTHLGGLICPGLITMQKALASNTADLTFNARVYRTEPANSTDAAIANGVLMAALGMVEHSVRQFSSSYRLLLTGGDANTLALSLSRPCVVDEKLVLKGLSVFCEGDRLA, from the coding sequence ATGAATCTGTTAGTCGATATAGGCAATTCACGCCTGAAATGGGCGGTTGAAACCGACGGCCGTATCGAAGTCGTCGAGGCCCTGGATTATCGGCAGCCGCGTTTTTTTTCGATTCTGCGCGAGCGTTGGTTGGCCATTGAGCCGCCCAAAAAACTGGCGATTGCCTCGGTTTCCAGTAAGCAGCTGCTGACGGATATTATGGATTTAAGGCATAGCCTTTGGCCGGAGCTTGCGCTGGTGCTGCCGAAATCGGCGGACTATGCCCATGGCGTCAAAAACAGCTATGTTGAACCGGAAAAGTTAGGCGTGGACCGCTGGCTGGGATTGATTGCCGCTCACCGGCATTATCCGGGCGATGTCTGCGTGGTCGATTGCGGCACGGCGATTACCTTGGACGCAATGCGGGCCGACGGCACCCATCTGGGCGGCTTGATTTGCCCGGGATTGATCACGATGCAAAAGGCCTTGGCCTCCAATACCGCCGACCTGACTTTCAATGCTCGGGTGTACCGGACGGAACCGGCAAACTCGACCGATGCGGCGATTGCCAATGGTGTGTTGATGGCGGCCTTGGGCATGGTAGAACATAGCGTTCGCCAGTTTTCAAGCAGCTATCGCCTGTTATTGACCGGGGGCGATGCCAATACGCTAGCCCTGTCCTTGTCACGGCCTTGCGTGGTCGATGAGAAACTGGTATTGAAAGGGTTGTCGGTTTTTTGCGAGGGAGATCGGTTGGCATGA
- a CDS encoding AraC family transcriptional regulator: MSNKTAGAAYATRFDRVFDYIDKHLFEPLSINELSKQANFSRFHFQRQFSAYTGLSTTRYIQLLRLRKASYQLVFQERRRITDIALETGFGNAESFSRAFKKCFGQTPTQFRTQPAWQPWNERMQLPKRIRSPQMNVTTVDFSETMLAVLEHRGSHTLVMDTVRKFIDWRKQSGLSPVAGSRTFGIAYDDPAVTPPEAFRFDVCGEVKQPVPVNPQGVVNKRIPEGRCAVVRHIGSTDRISDSVYYLYREWLPESGEELRDFPLFFHYIKRVPETPEHEQVTDIYLPLA; this comes from the coding sequence GTGAGCAACAAAACGGCCGGCGCGGCCTATGCGACGCGCTTCGATCGGGTATTCGATTACATAGACAAGCATCTGTTCGAGCCGCTGTCCATAAACGAATTGAGCAAACAAGCCAATTTTTCCCGATTTCACTTTCAACGGCAATTTTCCGCTTACACCGGATTGAGTACGACGCGTTACATTCAGTTATTGCGACTACGCAAGGCTTCGTACCAACTGGTATTTCAGGAGCGGCGCCGCATTACCGACATTGCGTTGGAAACCGGTTTCGGCAATGCGGAATCGTTCTCCCGCGCGTTCAAAAAATGCTTCGGACAAACGCCCACTCAATTCAGAACGCAGCCTGCATGGCAGCCTTGGAACGAGCGCATGCAATTACCCAAACGAATTAGGAGTCCCCAGATGAACGTAACAACCGTCGATTTTTCAGAAACCATGCTCGCAGTCTTGGAGCACCGTGGATCACATACCCTTGTGATGGATACGGTCAGAAAATTCATAGACTGGCGCAAGCAAAGCGGCTTGTCACCGGTCGCCGGCAGCCGTACTTTTGGTATCGCCTATGACGATCCGGCGGTCACGCCGCCGGAAGCATTTCGTTTCGATGTGTGCGGCGAGGTCAAGCAACCCGTGCCGGTAAACCCGCAAGGGGTGGTTAACAAACGGATTCCGGAAGGTCGTTGCGCGGTGGTGCGCCATATCGGCTCGACCGACCGCATTAGCGACAGTGTTTATTACCTCTATAGGGAGTGGTTGCCGGAAAGCGGCGAGGAACTGCGCGATTTTCCGCTGTTTTTCCACTACATCAAACGGGTGCCTGAAACGCCCGAACACGAACAGGTCACGGATATTTATCTGCCTTTGGCGTAA